Proteins encoded by one window of Hyphomicrobium nitrativorans NL23:
- the lnt gene encoding apolipoprotein N-acyltransferase, whose product MRPADAHAAAGDRLGGWREAVIHATGWRRPALAFVAGGLSNLAMAPFFLAPVLFLTLPVLVWLIDGATDAERGTRAALFAAARAGWWFGFGYFLFGLFWIGEAFLVEADTFGWMLPFAVTLMPAGLALFWAAAAAAARVFWRPGAVRLVLLALSLGIVEWLRGHILTGFPWNVLGYALTWPLSMMQSAGLVGIYTLTLLAVLVFAAPLVMAADAIAGVPRRRAGFRALLITAVPLALLAAYGTVRLATAPSDRVEGVVLRIVQPSVPQREKWQADKQAVIFKDHLDLSLTDPAGKRDDLVGVTHVVWPEAAMPFLPLERPEALAAIGDMLPDGVHLLTGALRREPAEDGVGDVRGHPFRAFNSLMVFDGDGALAGLYDKTHLVPFGEYLPWQATLEAIGLEQLTRMRGGFTEGSTPRPALDVPGLPVVGGLICYEAIFPGVGRKSTERPGLLLNVTNDGWFGSTTGPYQHFHQARVRAVEEGLPLIRAANNGISAVIDANGRIVARLGLNERGTLDSSLPRAHNRPLYAMWGDIIFLVAGLLLAATLAPSLKAVRR is encoded by the coding sequence ATGCGGCCGGCTGACGCTCACGCGGCCGCGGGAGATCGCCTCGGCGGATGGCGCGAAGCGGTGATCCACGCAACGGGGTGGAGACGGCCCGCGCTCGCGTTCGTGGCGGGTGGGCTTTCGAACCTCGCCATGGCGCCGTTCTTTCTGGCGCCGGTGCTGTTTCTGACGCTTCCCGTTCTCGTCTGGCTGATCGACGGCGCAACGGATGCGGAGCGCGGCACGCGGGCCGCTCTGTTCGCTGCCGCGCGCGCGGGCTGGTGGTTCGGCTTCGGCTATTTCCTGTTCGGTCTGTTCTGGATCGGCGAAGCGTTTCTGGTCGAAGCCGATACCTTCGGCTGGATGCTGCCGTTCGCCGTCACGCTGATGCCTGCGGGCCTCGCGCTGTTCTGGGCCGCTGCCGCTGCCGCTGCGCGTGTGTTCTGGCGTCCCGGTGCGGTGCGGCTCGTCTTGCTGGCGCTCTCGCTTGGGATCGTCGAGTGGCTGAGGGGGCATATCCTCACGGGCTTTCCGTGGAACGTGCTCGGCTATGCGCTGACGTGGCCGCTCTCGATGATGCAGAGCGCGGGACTCGTCGGCATTTACACGCTGACGCTTCTGGCCGTCTTGGTGTTTGCCGCCCCGCTGGTCATGGCGGCGGATGCAATCGCGGGCGTGCCGCGCCGCCGGGCGGGCTTTCGTGCGCTTCTGATTACGGCGGTGCCGCTTGCGCTGCTGGCTGCTTACGGCACCGTGCGGCTTGCGACGGCGCCTTCGGATCGTGTCGAGGGCGTCGTGCTTCGCATCGTGCAACCGAGCGTTCCGCAACGCGAGAAATGGCAGGCCGACAAGCAAGCGGTCATCTTCAAGGATCATCTCGATCTGTCGTTGACCGATCCTGCGGGCAAGCGGGACGATCTCGTGGGCGTGACGCATGTCGTGTGGCCCGAGGCTGCCATGCCGTTTCTGCCGCTCGAACGTCCCGAGGCGCTGGCTGCGATCGGCGACATGCTGCCCGACGGTGTGCATCTCTTGACGGGTGCGCTTCGGCGCGAGCCGGCCGAAGACGGCGTGGGCGATGTGCGCGGGCATCCCTTCCGTGCGTTCAACAGTCTGATGGTGTTCGACGGTGACGGCGCGCTTGCCGGTCTCTACGACAAGACGCATCTGGTTCCTTTCGGGGAGTACCTGCCCTGGCAAGCTACGCTTGAGGCCATCGGTCTGGAGCAGCTCACGCGGATGCGCGGGGGATTTACGGAAGGGTCAACACCGCGGCCGGCGCTTGATGTGCCGGGACTGCCGGTGGTGGGCGGGCTCATCTGCTACGAGGCGATTTTCCCCGGTGTCGGGCGGAAGAGCACGGAGCGGCCCGGCCTGCTGCTCAACGTGACCAACGACGGGTGGTTCGGCAGTACGACCGGCCCCTATCAGCACTTCCATCAGGCGCGGGTGCGGGCCGTCGAAGAGGGGTTGCCGCTGATCCGGGCGGCCAACAACGGGATTTCGGCGGTGATCGATGCGAACGGGCGGATCGTCGCGCGGCTTGGTCTCAACGAGAGAGGCACGTTGGACAGTTCCCTCCCACGCGCGCATAACCGCCCACTCTATGCCATGTGGGGCGACATTATTTTTCTTGTCGCTGGGTTGTTGCTGGCTGCTACACTTGCGCCCTCATTAAAAGCGGTCCGGCGTTGA